The genomic region TGTTATGGGTGACATGAGTTCTGAAGTGAGGAGTGTAGCTCAGTGTATTTTAAAACTACtttaaatacagtcgaaactcatTATGTTGCTTTTGTCGCGACCTAGGGAAAAAGGttgagataacgaacattcgacacatccgaattaaagaaatatatcaccaatcccaacacatTTGAGTTTGATTTATTTCTGACATCCGAAGTTTGCAATTGTTACCgacgtgaaaacagcaaacatattattcaaaaataaattggaaaaaaaccaCAAACTATTTGTGGCAAATTGATTTAATTCACGTTATGTTTCATAACACAGAATAAAATTATACTTGAGTTGAATAATGAATATGTATTGGCATCTCAGTGTTTATTTTCTGACGCATTTGGGATCGAATTTCAGCCCCATTCCATATTCttaaacatatacttttttCCCAAAAGTGAAAATGTAATTcccaatttttatttataaaaattgacCCCAACCATTTTCGGAAGAATAAGTGTTTTCTATAAGAAACAAACTTTGTCACATACTTTCAAGTCTATTTTTTTCGAAGCAATCTTGTTCATTTCTAGGTAAAATTAGAGTTCccaattttaatcaatatgGCGCATTTTTCCAAATCAGAAAGTCCCCGGCCCTATTTCCACTTTAACTATTTTGATATCtttgtgtcatttttaaaatcagaTTAGAAAGacattcatttataacattaagACAATGTTGCATGTAATATAGCTAAtggtttaaaattgtttatatggATGTATAACAAGTAGGTGTACCCGATAAAGCCAAAAACTGAGTACACAGCAGACCAGTTGCGAGCCTTTCCCCATCTGCGGGCTCGTACAATCTTGCACCAGAAACTTCTCAGGATCAGAAGTACGGCCTCTATGGCTGTACATAAATACTTTCTGGTAAGTGATCACATCTTCTTGTTTTCACTGGTTTTCCATAGTATTTTCAATGTTGTTATAGCTTGCGCTGAATTCTTTCTATGCAATGAAATCAAATACAAAACTTTTGCCTGTATTTTGTGTGTTTACAACTTTacctgtttgaaaataaactttgaTTTTGAAGCTAATATTGGCTAATATAATACTCCGCAATAATCCAACTAGTGAATGTCAATGTGCATAATTTTAGCCTATTGGTCAATCACACATATCAAGAAGAAGCTACTGCCGTGCCGCCATGAGTGATTGACGTAtacaatgaacatattataactATAAGAAAAGTGCCCTAAAATCCTGCAGAGTATGCATATACATGTTGTGTATACATTGTTAtcacttttaccattcaagttAATGAATGCTTTGAATGACATTCTCACAAATAACAGACCAAACAGCTTAAAGACATGAAATTGCCTTCTCAAATCTGCTATCAGTGTTGtacaaatgtaaaaagaaattttGACCTTTCTTTGTTTAACTCATTGACAAGCATATTTTACTAAGTGTGTTTGCAAACAACAGTAggtaatatcaaataaatagcTTTGAGATGCAAAAAGCACTGTCATAACTGTTATTGATCAGTCAGTCAAACGGTCAGTTTTACGTTATGAGCATTGTTTACACAAAGTATCCTTTCTTTTAAGAAGTTGTTgtacaaataatacattttcagGACAATCATTTCTTGTTTGTGCACACGCCAATAACCACGTCTGTAGATTGTGAAGGTGCCGGGGAAACGTTTTCCATCAAGGTACCATAAGTATGAAGTATCTTACCTCTGATTGAATGGTTTATTGTTggatatacatgaaaaataattgagAATGCCTTTTGAACTTAATAAATTGCCTTTGAAGGTTTGAAAAGATTTTGTCTCATCCTGGAACTAATATTATAAGTTatggggttagtaggtgacccgatatgggatatacagggcaaaggaaaccatatctgATGAGTAtaccgaatatggtttcctgcaccccatatatcccatattgggtcacctactaaccccgtaacttgaATATCACGTCGACGACCTGTATACATGTTGAaatgattcatttattcatcggattCGGAAAAAAGCAGGAAAAATACGGGGTCatcgcgtgaccagtcctggactaATGGCATTGCGTCATTTATAATGGAGGCGTGATATAAAGCTATTACGTTGCATTACTACATTGCCTCCCTTCTCTGTACATCTCATGTACACATACAAGGTATTATATTATATGGCTCTATGCAGACAGGTGAGGAGCTTAAACCTGGTGCTGGAGGCAGTGATGGTCCAGGTCATTTCTTCAACAGCCCCACCTACCTGACCGTGTCTGGACAGCTCCACCTGGAGGTCATCACAGGGTATCTCTACATTACAATATAGTAGaatggaattaaataaaatgtagtgAAATTGAAGgtgtatttatttctttgttgGCATAAAGGCAAGCACAATGCACTGACTTTGATCAGAAGataaatcaaagaaaacattacagactttgtataatataatatttttgtcttTAGAAATGAATACCATGATGTACTagccaaaatataatattgcgTATGACATTTCAAGGATCTGCTTATCTTTATTCTGTGTGGTGATATAAGGGGagattgtatttaatttacagTGAAGTACCacaatttaaatgtatgtatgaatcTCTGCATGTTTCAGTTCATTTTTGAAGGCGTACAGTTTTGGGCCAACATTTAGGGCGGAGAAGTCTCCGGGTCGCCATCATCTGGCAGAGTTCTACATGATAGAGGCAGAAGTAGCATTTACACAGTCAATGGAGTGTATACTGCAGGTGAAATGTTTCTGTAATATGGGACACTGTCACAAAGAtaacatgtatttcattattttctttctatttttttgtgaattagATACTTgacattattttcagtaaagCCTAAATCTACCGGTAGCTAATTgttggtattttgtttttcccTTTGTGCCTAGCCATCTAGTTATAACCAAAAAGCTGAGGATACCATGATATGCTTACATAAAACATGATACAAGTACATTGTAATATGTAGCTTGGATTTTGTAGTTTATGACTGAACTTTTACAACCAAAAATGGAGTTTATAAATTCTGCTTCAATCTGAGTTTTTTGGAAATAAGATTTCAAATCATGCCTAACAGCATATATCATATTCATTAATTTGACTTAACTCATTTCATCTCTGCAGGTGATGGAGGGTTTGGTGAAGTCCATGACCCAGTCAGTACTGGACAGCCATGAGGGAGAGGTTGAGGACCTGTGGAAACACAGCCAAGTCAGCGACCAGTCCGACATTGTCAACAGACTGCTTAATAAGACCTATATCAGGTACCATTGGTTTTTCACTGTTCAATAAGCCCTAATccagggcctaaaaaaaaattgtttggttagggttacatcctttaaaaaaataggtagggtaggtaggctttttattattattttttttattaggttttatataagaatataattttcatcattggagaatggtgtaaaagctatcttctgtacaagcatttaaggtttaaacttaatattaaaaagcaattaaaaaaaaacggtagggtcggcgcctattccgttggtagggtcgggtaacccgaaccaaatgtatttttttttaggcccaggTACCACTGGTTTATCACTGCTCAAAAGCACTGTGCTAGGCACCTGTGGTTTGTCACTGCTCAATAAGGCCAATGTTAGGTATCTGTGGTTTATCGCTGCTCAATAATGCCAATGTTAGGTATCTGTGGTTTATTGCTGCTCAATAAGAACAATGTTAGGTATCTGTTGTTTATCGCTGCTCAATAAGGCCAATGTTAGGTATCTTTGGTTTATCGCTGTACAATAAGGCCAATGTAAGGTATCTGTGGTTTATCGCTGCTCAACAAGGCCAATGTAAGGTATCTGCGGTTTATTGCTGCTCAATAAGGCCAATGTAAGGTATCTGCGGTTTATCACTGCTTAATAAGGGCAATGTTAGGTATCTGTTGTTTATCGCTGCTCAATAAGGCCAATGTTAGGTATCTTTGGTTTATCGCTGTACAATAAGGCCAATGTGAGGTATCTGCGGTTTATCGCTGCTCAACGAGGCCAATGTAAGGTATCTGCATTTTATCGCTGCTCAATAAGGCCAATGCAAGGTATCTGCGGTTTATCGGTGCTCAACAAGGCCAATGTAAGATATCTGCGGTTTATTGCTGCTCAATAAGGCCAATGTAAGGTATCTGCGGTTTATCGCTGCTCAATTAGGCCAATGTTAGGTACCTGTAGTTTATCACTGATCAATAAGGTCTTTGTCATGTATCTGTGGTTTATCAGTGCTCAATAAAGCCAATGTTAGATTCCTGTACTTTATCGCTGCTCAAAAGCGCCTTGGTCAGCTACTGTTGGTTTGAAAATGCTAAATAAGACCTGTGTCAGGTACCTGTGGTTTATCACTGCTCATTAAGGCCTTTGTCAGGTACGACAACTCGTACTGTTGTTTACCACTAATCAATAAGGCCTTTGTCATGTGTCTTTAGTTTATTATTGCTCATTAAGGCCTTTGTCTGGTACTGTTTGTTTATCATTGCTCAATAATGCCTTTATTAGTAACCAGTTGGTTTGTAAATGCTCAATAAGGCCTTTGTCATGTATCTATGGTTTATCAATGCTCAATTAGACATATTTTAGGTACATCCACAGGggtttctctcgaaaaaaaTACGGTAATATCATTTATAGACTACACAATTTATAGAGGGTAAAAAGAAATGGAGGGTTCATCAGATTCTGCTTCTGTTCTCTTGTTTATACCAGAGTTACCTGCCTCAATTTTTGTATAGTGTAAATAAGTggtctttttctttttcagaatgTCATATTCAGATGCAATcaaaattttagaaaataaaaaggaCAACTTTAAAGAATCTCCAAAGGTAGTATAACTGTTTTCTGTTCTAgctgttatttttttccaaatatttaacacttcaaaacactttttatgAACTTCCTGTTATAAGAAATTACATTGTCTGCAACCACAGTACTACTtctgttacacttcatacatacagtGGGAAAATTGACTGACGAAAGCTGGTTTTAATGATTATGCATGAGGCAGGGAAGACTactctttttttaatgaaatcacatgttacaattaaatactcttcaataaccCTATATTGTCAGTTGTCTCAACAGGTGTGTGGTCTAGGTGTAAGTGTCTGTTTTGAAATGTGTAGTGATCTGGCAGACTGAGTTCAATTCAAGCCCTCTGaagaatacttttttttcaatggGAAAACAGTAGTATTAGTGTCTGAGCATATATCTGCATTGGTTTCATGGGGAAACACTGAAACTGACTCATATATTGTTCATGATTATGTGATTTTCTTAACAATGGTTCACAAAGAAGCAGAGTGCAGTAGTGTATAGGGGGTATCCGATCGTGAagaaattattgttaaatacatgtacaaacacaaCAAAGACATATCAAAATGATTTCTGTGCTGcatgttttttcttgtttaatgttacgTGACTTACGTCATATCACTCAGTCACGAAAGTGGCAACCTACTGATCCACTGAAAAGGTCTGCAAACAAACCAgtttaaaagtaaattttaatgattggcGTATACAGGAAACAGTTTTTTATGTGACCATAAGGCAGCTCATTTGAAAAGTATGTTCACACATTTCAGTGGGGCTGCGACTTGTCGAAGGAACATGAGAAGTTTTTGGTGAAGCATTGTGGAAATGTTCCAGTATTTGTGACTGATTTTCCCACAGAAATAAAGCCTTTCTACTGCAGGCAAAATGAGGACCATGCTACAGTTAGTCttagttatttaaatgttttttgcctAAAATAACTTTCTAATAAATTATATCCTGTCGGGTGAATATTTGAGcgttttatttgttgaaaacccATATTCAGTTGTGGTGTCAAACACTAGAAACGAATagtatgttattttgtttttccttttcaGAGATTTTTATACTTGGAAATTCCAAAGTTAGGATTGTTGTGTTAAATGTgaaagttttgaacaaaaaatcgAAATTTGATCGTCTAGAATTTCCTTGTGCTCAATTTTGATATTGTCAAAATCTGGATGGTTATGCAAAGTTATTGTGCGGTAGGTTTATGCACTTCCCTGACATACTTTTTGCTTTGATATTGACAAACAGTCTGAAAAAGTTTGTGTCACATGAATCacaaaaattattacatatGTACTTACAAAACTTTATAATTGCATTCACATTTTGATTTGTCAATGATCCTCAAAAAAAATTCTCTGTTCCTCTGACCATTTATCCCTCAATCTCTTAGTCCATTCATAACTGTTGAGTCAAATGTATTGGCAAAATTAttgttcttatatttatttagcttaatagatattttgtttaccactttaaatgttttgcttgCCATTTCACTTAGCAAGAAGTTATGGCCTCCTGGGTTGGTTGAAAATGGGCTTCGAAATCTTGTGTCATGTGTGTAAACCCTTATTGTCAAATTGTGTGGTGGGattgtaaatttgtaaattgtttggATTATGGGTTGAATATGACAAGAGTTATGGCACTTGacataataaatttcatgtcACTCATACCTGTTTCTGCCTTTGTTTTAAGTGCTGCTTACTGAAATTGTACTCTTTGTTGAACATGATTACATCATCCATGTCTATGTAGGTTGGAGCAGTAGACTTGTTGGTTCCTGGGGTGGGTGAGCTTTGTGGGGGGAGCCTGAGAGAGGAGAGGCATGACATCCTCCGACCAAGTCTGGACAACCTGGGCCTGACACAACCATATCACTGGTAAGTGAGAAATGTTTCTGGGTAGAGGGACCTTCATGATCTTCCTGCAGGTTAGCTTTGTGGGGGTAGCCTTGATGAGGAGGGACATGACATTCTCTGTTGACACCTGGACAACCTCAAActtacacaatgataccactAGTGTAGAAAACAACCCCATATTGTCTGACTAGGTCGTGTCATTAGTTGGACATAATTTCAAGATTGAGTTTTCACTCTGCATTTATACAGTTTCAAGTAGTTTGAATTCTGCTAATGAagattttgacttttttttttcttttaaattttatgtagGCTGGCTGAGCatcaaaataattacataatagAAAAACTATTACTTATTATCATCCACCTAACTAAAGGTTTCAGGAgatgaatatttttttggcGTTGCCCGCCGTTCGTCATTTCGTCCATCTATCCGCCAGTCATATTTGTTCTTTCTGGAACAATATTTTGGTAAGGATTGGTCagataatgttcaaacttggtcaaaatgtatcaaaaacaaGGCCATTAGGTTAAATCTTAAAGAAAACTTGTGAACAAACAGAGACATTATATCCActccaatcttcatgaaacttaatcagaacttgccttgatgaaatcttgacttggtttgaaactaggtcacatggagtcaaaaactaggtcactaggtcaactCTTTCAAAAACTTTAGAAATGCACTAGAGGCtattttttgcaatgttttggaTCCAATCTGGCCAAGATGAAATCTTTTATTAGTTTGAAACTTGGTAATGTAGGGTCAAATTCTAggttactaggtcaaatctaCATTAAATTTATACTACACGATATACTGGGTATGATATTCAAACAGTTGAAAACAAACTcatatcttatatcaatttTCAAGAGTCCATCACTCTGCAGCCGTATTGCATGTTTTTGTGGGAATATTTCACCAATACATGATTTCCAATGCTACTTTTGGTGGAAGacatcaattcaacgaatttggtTGTAATTTTATTGGTATactaattataattttatttaattattataaaaaatagatTGTACAGTTTATGCTTGACAAGTGAACCAAAcagaaacattttctttaatgtaTCCAGGTACCTTGAGCTTCGCCAGTTTGGTTCGGTGCCACATGGAGGCTTTGGGCTCGGGTTTGAGCGTTACCTACAGTGTCTTCTTGGTATCCACAACATCAAGGACACTATTCCCTTTCCCAGATGGGTTCAACACTGCCCGCTGTAGTAATGCATGTCAACTGGGATGCCTATTGGAATGATAAAAGTACTGTGTTATGTATGACATGTGGTATTTTAAACCCATGAACAAACTTTAGGAGGGGTTGCCTGTGTATAAAGGGctttcttcttttgtttttcattaaaatgactgaatattgggCATATCTCTGTAACCCAATGGAGCCATGTTTTGATGTTAAGAAATTGCATAATAACTTAAACTTTCCTTTCTGCAAAAAAAGCATGTCTATTGATTGTTAACGGCTGTTTAATGTATGTCTTAGTGACTTGGGTCCATTAGTTAACAGTGTATTCTTACGGATATTTGccatgacaaaataataaaaaaaaacataacaaaataaaacttttgcaatatttgtgtACACAATGAAACTAAAAATATTGGTGAAATAAATTCACAATGATCATGCACTACTACTTTACAAATGATCTGCTAACTGATTATGtatgaaatcaacatatttttcaatgtgaatcaatgaaagaaatattttgtatattaacACAAACtctgtgtgtgcgtgtgtgtgtgtgtgcgtgtgcgtgtgtgtgtgtgtgtgttcttgacatattatgtaaatatgatctatgttgaaaataaatgggAAAATAAAAAGTAACCCTTTTAACCCATGTAATGTTATATAGTTTACATGAATGGTAAAATGCCATTTTGAGTCCAGGTTTAGTTGAAAGACCTTAAAGAATGCCATTTTCGGCCTAAACACCTTAACATTATAGAAACttaggccccaatttctcgataacttataacaggattaagttaATCTCACCTTTTTTGTTGTTctgtaaaatgtgttatattaacttcttcaagaatttttagaaattatgtaggaataatcttatgattatcagaataaaccatttttcaattatcaaaatccattttcagtatgtattttgtttaactgaaataagcgacttaagtctggcttaagcttaagaagtttggagaaattggggcctggtgcTTGGATGACATACAGTGAAATTGAAAAACCAGAACAAGACTATCAGACTGAGCTATTTTTGGGTGTATATCTATACATGTACGTATAGGACTAATCAATAgagatttttataaaacaacgcTGGAATAAGTTTACTTATAAACTGAGACATCTACCTACTCCCAGCTataaacaacaagaacaaaaataacaaaatttgtGTTAAAAGAATCTTTGCAGTCAAATGAAAAGCGAAATTCccaaatcattttgaaaattgaatcatGCATGTTTATTAAGTTACCTCCCCATAACCATTTGTCCGTAAGTCAGTTCCTTCATCCGTCAACACTtgcttaaaaacatctcctctggaACTAcatggccaaattcaatgaaacttcacaggaagctaccttgggtgtccctctacaaaaatacaacaaggggtcacaattgatcaacaacaacaacaacaaaatggtttttgttgttgttgttgttgttgccgtCAGTTTgaaggtatctgtaccaagtgctgtcagtgtgcagtcaattatcaagtcctgttaGTGTGGTGTGCAGGCAACttaacaaagtcctgtcagtgtgcaggtgagaatcaaattctgtcagtatGCAGTccatcatcaagtcctgtcagtgtgcaggcaactgaacagaaacctgtcagtgtgcagtcaactgtacaaaatcctgtcagtgtgcagtcaatcaccttgagtcctgtcagtgtgcaggaaactgtgacaagtcctgtcagtgtgcaggcaactgtgacaagtcatgtcagtgattatccaggcaacatgtttgaccagtatgtttttatgccccgaaggtgggcatattaaaatcgcaccggctgtccgtccgtgtgtctggctcaataactcgtgtccgtgctctaactttctcttgtatgaacagattttaaaatgacttgccacatgtgttcgacataccaagacgacgtgtcgtgtgcaagacccgtgtccttacctctaaggtcaaagtcacactaagtgtttattcacattggaatgctgcatataagtacatagagtataagttatcatgtccgggctgtaactctctcttgtatggacatattctaaaataacttgccacgtgTGTTTTACATactaagacgacgtgtcgcgtgcaagacctgtgtccccccccctctaaggtcaaggtcacacctaGGTCTTTGTTCACaatgcatataaggacatagagtatacgttgtcgtgtccgggttgtaactttctcttgtatggacataatttaaaatgacttgccacatgtgtttgacatatcaagGCGAAtggtcgcgtgcaagacccgtgtccctacctttaaggtcaaggtcacactaagtgttattaacaatggaatgctgcatatataaggacatagagtttaggttgttgtgtccgggtgataactttctcttgtatggactgattttaaaatgacttgccacatgtgttcaacataccaagacgacgtgtcgtgtgcaagacccatatATGTCCTTACCTCTTGAAGttgaaggtcacacttagtgatTATTCGCAATGGCATGCTACATATAAGTACATGGagtataggctgtcgtgtccgggccgtaactttctcttgtaatTTATCACATTAACAAAAGTAACCATTAGTTGTGTATGGGTAGTGACAGAGGTTTGCGTTCAACATCATCCTGCAGTTAAGGTTTTGGGTTCCCGCAGCCGCCTCCTGACACCAGACACGAAGATTTCATCGGGTTAGTGCTGGAAACCTTGTGGAGGTGGTCTACAACCGCGAGCAGTGCGATGTATGGCTAAGGACACGGCCGTCCCTGACAAGTTTACGGACAGGGACCAGCGTCTGGAGTCCCAGAACTGCAACACTCAGCCATGTTCCTCCTGGTCCACTCAAGACCTACACCGAAAGACCCTGGTCTAAATACATACTTGTcaccaaagaaaaaaatgtttttgttgtttttcggTAGcctttaaatattacttttagaATACCCTTTTCAAGTACTATTTTGCACTTTAATGCAAGTTTTAAGTTCAAATAAATCGAACAACAATTTGCTTTTGACATTCCGGAAGCTCCACGTATATGATACATTTTAAATCCATATTTAGTGTGGTAATCCTCGAAATGAACTCCGGTCGTAATACACGCAATACTAGATACCTCAGACCAGATCGTTTTAAACCAGACATTTCCGCACTCCACCTCCGTGCATGGCTTTGCTTCCTTAGCACGTTCGTCTTCGTGGCACTCCGAAACGTCCGCGTCCGCTATCATCTGACCTCCGCCGTGCCGCCTCATGCAGATCACTGAAGTACAACGCGCTTGGGAAAACTGctaataattgaaaacaataacgtGACTGTAATCACTAATCAGACAATTAGATGTTAAGTTTCATAATCCCTGGTGTTACAAAAATATGAAGGGAATGGCTCTGTCGTGTTCTTATCCGAAGTCTTTATATTAAAGTTACTGGTGTTTAACACAGATAATAAATATGACAATGAGATGTTCTGTTCAAGATTGCTTGGAGGTGAACTATTCTATATTTTACCGTTTCATAGGTCATGTAGcgatgaaatataaaacacacacaatcaTAAATTCTCTGTAGTTTGCTGACCTTACTATTTAGCCCTGCGGATCAGTATCCGCCACACAGTGCTTGCTTACATTGGCTCTCGGCAGCGGGGCGAGCAGGGACAAAGCAAAGGTAATGTGGCAGAGGGTGACCGCCGTCCGTGGCGCAGTAGATGCTAGCTCCTCGTTTCCGTGTAAACACAAAACTCAGCAGAACACTTCACCCGAAGGTACGAATAGCCTTAAATTATACTGCGCTTTTGCAAGTCTATTGCGCCTGTACATGAAGTACATCGAAAGCCTGTTTCGTTGCAGGATGATTACACtgatttaatttgttaattcTCATTTCGCATGGAATACATGAAAGAGACATAACCGAGGATGTCCAATCCAAGAACCACCTGTTGCCAGTGCAGGTTCCGCTTTCGCACGCCTCCTCGCTCGCAGTCTCCCCCGTGCGACTTTGTAGCTGGGCCGGGCCCTCCCCAACCTCGTTCCGGAATTCGAACTACGCTAAACCACACCGCCCCAAACCACAGAATATCGTGCACGCAGTAAGTCGCATAGGGCTTCTGTGTTTGCATGTATATGTAACCTTTAGTGTGACCGTCATAAAAATATACTTCAGGGGACacccgggttcgaaccggggaCCTCTCGATCTGCAGTCGaatgctctaccactgagctatatCCCCTTATAAACGTAGTTTTCTATcacatatttctaaatatgaAGCAGCTGCAGAGGATCTTATCTATATGACATGTGACGACACATGATATTTAGGGTGTCTATAGAATAACATTGTAGAAAAGAATTTTATATGGGGatatagctcagtggtagagcattCGACTGCAGATCGAGAGGtccccggttcgaacccgggtGTCCCCTTATAGTTTTAACGAAATGGTTTGAAAGGAACCGC from Mya arenaria isolate MELC-2E11 chromosome 3, ASM2691426v1 harbors:
- the LOC128227321 gene encoding probable asparagine--tRNA ligase, mitochondrial isoform X2, which codes for MHKWTKSNKQQTHTQHLLRTGNMSASIALTILRLKNFQVILHRSYSVRRTVKEILNGWLRHVRKQKNVVFCSLYDGSTDKHLQVVADPQICHEELCTGCSVEVGGSLVPSQGRGQAVELQADHLSIVGPCDNEVYPIKPKTEYTADQLRAFPHLRARTILHQKLLRIRSTASMAVHKYFLDNHFLFVHTPITTSVDCEGAGETFSIKTGEELKPGAGGSDGPGHFFNSPTYLTVSGQLHLEVITGSFLKAYSFGPTFRAEKSPGRHHLAEFYMIEAEVAFTQSMECILQVMEGLVKSMTQSVLDSHEGEVEDLWKHSQVSDQSDIVNRLLNKTYIRMSYSDAIKILENKKDNFKESPKWGCDLSKEHEKFLVKHCGNVPVFVTDFPTEIKPFYCRQNEDHATVGAVDLLVPGVGELCGGSLREERHDILRPSLDNLGLTQPYHWYLELRQFGSVPHGGFGLGFERYLQCLLGIHNIKDTIPFPRWVQHCPL
- the LOC128227321 gene encoding probable asparagine--tRNA ligase, mitochondrial isoform X1, which translates into the protein MSASIALTILRLKNFQVILHRSYSVRRTVKEILNVSLHAEKKPVTSAGWLRHVRKQKNVVFCSLYDGSTDKHLQVVADPQICHEELCTGCSVEVGGSLVPSQGRGQAVELQADHLSIVGPCDNEVYPIKPKTEYTADQLRAFPHLRARTILHQKLLRIRSTASMAVHKYFLDNHFLFVHTPITTSVDCEGAGETFSIKTGEELKPGAGGSDGPGHFFNSPTYLTVSGQLHLEVITGSFLKAYSFGPTFRAEKSPGRHHLAEFYMIEAEVAFTQSMECILQVMEGLVKSMTQSVLDSHEGEVEDLWKHSQVSDQSDIVNRLLNKTYIRMSYSDAIKILENKKDNFKESPKWGCDLSKEHEKFLVKHCGNVPVFVTDFPTEIKPFYCRQNEDHATVGAVDLLVPGVGELCGGSLREERHDILRPSLDNLGLTQPYHWYLELRQFGSVPHGGFGLGFERYLQCLLGIHNIKDTIPFPRWVQHCPL